The Candidatus Nezhaarchaeota archaeon genomic interval AGGTATTCCAAGCTCTGAGAGTGGAGGTCCCTTATGTCCTCCAGACCCAGCCTTATCATAGCTAGCCTCCCGATACCTATCCCCCAAGCGAGAGCTTGGACCCTAGGGTACTCGTAGCCCAAGGGGATAAGCATCTCAGGCCTGAAGAGCCCGGAGCCAGCTATCTCTATCCAACCGAGTTCTCCGTGCTTAACGTAAGCCTCCACGCTGGGTTCAGTGAATGGAAAGTAGGCAGGCTTAAACTTAATCTCGTTAAACCCTAAATTCTTAGAGAATTCCGCTAGAAACCCCATTAAGTGTCTAACGTTCATACCTTCAGCGAGCACAACCCCTTCGCACTGATGGAACTCTACGGCATGCGTCCTGTCGGGCGCCTCAGGTCTGAAGACCTTATCTATAGCGAATATCTTACTAGGTACCTCTAACCCCTCA includes:
- the pheS gene encoding phenylalanine--tRNA ligase subunit alpha translates to EVHDSYKVSYPRAPADLSRHRELVMKVARTHEDGWITGSKGWGYKWSFDIARRLILRSQTTAASARSLAEGLEVPSKIFAIDKVFRPEAPDRTHAVEFHQCEGVVLAEGMNVRHLMGFLAEFSKNLGFNEIKFKPAYFPFTEPSVEAYVKHGELGWIEIAGSGLFRPEMLIPLGYEYPRVQALAWGIGIGRLAMIRLGLEDIRDLHSQSLEYLRNALLVW